The genomic segment GCCTATAGGAGCCAGCTCGCCAATATCCGCAACCGAGGAGCATGGCTTCGTGAGGCAATACGTCGAGGATTCACGCCACCCGCTCCCACCTCCACTCATCCCAGTGACAACGGGGGACGCCCCATTCGCGATGTAAGGCAAGATCCTAGCTACTGGGAGTGGCGACGGCTGCAAGCTGCGGAGCAGAAAACAAGTGAACAGGTAAAGTTCTCGCAGCCCTCTCAGGCTTCTGGTGTGTCCAAAGCGGGTATTGAGCAGCTACGGGCGACCTTGCGGGCTCTACAGCAAAAAGGCTCATAGGGCTTTAGTGTGGCGGGCTCCATTTCTCCCCATGTCTTTCCTGTTACTGCCTGTCCGTAGGGGCATGAGATGCCTAGTGAGGAGGCGACCGTTTCCGGAAATTTCCGAGAATTTCCGGTCTTTTTCGAGTTTTAGTGCGTACGAGCCTTTTAGGCTGGTGAAAGCATCCCCCAACTGATGGGGGAACTTTGAAATTTACGCTCGTAAGGTGTCCTCAGTGACTTGTTTGGAGGGGCTTGAGATGATTGCTGCAGATGATGCCACTTCTCGAAATGCCCCAAAATGCCCCATGTTTTTTACGTTTTAGGCCGACCAATCGGCTCTTCGTCTGTAATGAAGGAGGCAGGGATAAGATGGTGGAGGGCTCTTCGAGAGAGCCAAATGGCGTAAGATTTTGCCTGGTTTTCCCAAATGGCTTCGTGCACAGCCGGTGTATCGTCACCACGTGGTGACGATGGGTGGGGAGCCTGCGAGTCCAAACTGCTCTGTCTTTTTCGATTTTTGGCGCGTACGAGCTACTCCTAAGTGACTCATTTTGGGGGGCAGCGCAGATCAGTGAGGGCGCTAGCCTTTCCTAAGATGTCCGAAAATGTCCGAAAATGTCCGATGTTTTTTGAGTTTTAGATTGATCGACCGACTTTTTACCCCCTGCGCGAGGGGGTGGGGAGAGTGCCTCGGTGAGGGAGCCAAATGGCGTGAGATTTTGCCTGGTTTCCTCGAACAGCTTCGTGTGGTGGCCGGTGCATCGTCACCACGTGGTGACGATGGTGGGGAGCCCGCGAGTCCAAACTGCTCTGTCTTTTTCGATTTTTGGCGCGTACGAGCTACTCCTAAGTGACTCATTTTGGGGGGCAGCGCAGATCGGTGAGGATACTAGCCTTTCCTAAGATGTCCGAAAATGCCCGAAAATGCCCGGTGTTTTTTGAGTTTTAGCGCGAACTGCCTGCTCCCCAGTGACTCGTTTATGGAGGATGGGGGATTCCTGATGGGGGTGCTGTTGCTCTTCTGAAGCTCAAATCATGTTGCATTTTGTTGCATTTTGTTGCATGGTTTCTGGATTTTAGACTGGAGTACCTATTTTGCCTTTGACAGAAAGGAGTGAAGGTGTGGAGAGAGTGCCTCGATGGGGGAGTTAAGTGGCGTGAGATTTTGCCTGGTTTTCTCGGACGGCTTCGTGTGGTGGCAGGGGCATCGTCACCACGTGGTGACGATGGCTCTTAGTGAGAGGGGTTAGTTTCAGAAAGGCATCGCGTACAATAGGGGAACACACAACTATGAATCAGCAAGCTCTCTCGTCGTTTCTTTGGTCGGTTGCCGATCTACTCCGCGGGGACTTTAAGCAGTCCGAGTACGGAAAAGTCATTCTTCCCTTTACGGTGCTTCGCCGCCTGGACTGTGTGCTGGAGAGCACCAAGGACGCTGTCCTGGCCGAGTGCGCCGCACGCGAGGCGCAGGGGCTGAACCCGGAGCCGTTTCTGTTGCGCAAGTCTGGGCAGAGCTTTTACAACACGTCGCCCTTCGATCTCAAGAAGCTGCTGGGCGATCAGGACAATATCCGGGAGAACCTCTACAGCTATATCCAGAGCTTCTCGGGGGCGGTGCGCGATATCTTCGAGCGGTTTGATTTCTACTCCCAGATCGAGAAGCTGGCCAAGGCGGGCTTGCTGTATCTGGTGGCGGAGAAGTTTGCCCAGGTGGACCTGCACCCGCAGACCATCAGCAATACGCAGATGGGTCATGTCTTTGAGGAGCTGATCCGCAAGTTCGCCGAGATCTCCAACGAGACAGCGGGAGAGCACTTCACGCCCCGCGAGGTGATCCGGTTGATGGTGAACCTGATCTTTATCGAGGACGATGAGATTCTCGCCAAGCCGGGGGTGGTGCGCACAATCTACGATCCGACGGCGGGAACGGGTGGGATGCTCTCGGTGGCGGGGGAGTACCTGGAAGACCACAACCCCCAGGCACGGCTAACGATGTTTGGGCAGGAGCTCAACGATGAGTCCTACGCGATCTGTAAGGCCGATATGCTTATCAAGGGGCAGGACGTGGGCAATATTGTCGCGGGCAACACGCTCTCCGATGATGGGCACCTGCACCGCAAGTTTGATTACATGCTCTCCAATCCGCCGTTTGGGGTGGAGTGGAAGAAGGTTGAGAAAGAGGTTCGCAAGGAGCACGAGCAGCGCGGCTTTGAAGGGCGCTTCGGCCCCGGCTTGCCGCGTGTCTCGGATGGGTCTTTGCTGTTTCTGCTGCACCTGATCTCCAAGATGCGCCCGGCCAGCGAAGGGGGGAGCCGCTTTGGGATTGTCCTCAATGGCTCGCCGCTGTTCACGGGAGGCGCAGGGTCGGGGGAGAGCGAGATTCGGCGCTACGTCCTGGAGAACGACCTGCTGGAGACAATTGTCGCGCTGCCGACGGACATGTTCTACAACACGGGGATCTCGACCTACGTCTGGATTCTGACCAACCGCAAGGACGACGACTGCAAGGGGCTGGTGCAGCTGATCGACGCATCGAGCTTCTGGCAGAAGATGCGTAAGAGCCTGGGGAGCAAGCGCAAGGAGCTGTCGGAGGCGCATATCGCCCAGATCGTGAACCTCTTTGGCAAGTTCGAGGAGGCGAGCCTCTTCACGCTCTACGATGCCGAGGGCAAGGAGCTGGGCCGCGAGGTGGTGCTTGCAGGCGAGCCCGAGCCCGCCGCGCCGGAGGGGGGAAAGCTCAAGAAAGCCCCGCTGGCACGCCTCTTCAAGACCACGGACTTTGGCTACCGCACGATCACGGTGGAGCGCCCCCTGCGCGACGAGAACGGCAAGATTGTCCTGGGCGAGCGCGGCAAGCAGAGGGGCAAGCCCCAGCCCGACAGTAGCCTGCGCGACACGGAGAATGTCCCGCTCTCCGAGGACGTGGAGACCTACTTTAAGCGCGAGGTGCTGCCTCACGCGCCGGATGCGTGGATCGACCACGAGAAGACTAAGGTGGGCTACGAGATTCCCTTCAACCGCCACTTCTATGTCTTCGAGCCGCCGCGCCCGCTGGAGGAGATCGACGCGGAGCTGAAGCAGGTGACGGATCGGATTCTGGCGATGATCGGGGGACTTACAGCGTAGACCGTGCATCACTACGCAAATTTTTAGGGTAAAATTTACTTAGTATGCAACACTACGAAAGAAAATTTACTTAGCGATGGAGCGAGGTTCTCAAGGAGAGTGGAAGCTCTCGATGATTCCGGGCGAGTCTTTTCGCGCCTTTGTGCCCAGAGCACTGCCGCCGGAGCCTGCTTTGGTGCACGATGCTACGCTCATGGATCTGCTGGCACGCGCTCACTTGGCACTGGGGCGGCTGGATGGTTTGTCCACGCTCCTGCCCGACATCTCGCTCTTTCTCTATCTCTATGTGCGCAAGGAGGCGGTGCTGTCGTCGCAGATTGAGGGGACACAGTCGTCGCTCTCGGACTTGCTGCTCTTTGAGTCGGAGGAGCTGCCGGGCGTGCCGCTGGACGATGTGCGCGAAGTCTCGTCGTATGTGGCGGCTCTGGAGCACGGGATTGCCCGTCTGGAGTCGCTGCCCCTGTCTCTGCGCCTGCTCAAGGAGGTGCATGAGATTCTTCTCTCTCAGGGGCGTGGGAGCAACAAGCAGCCGGGTGAGGTGCGCACGTCGCAGAACTGGATTGGCGGAACGCGTCCAGGCAATGCCCACTTTGTCCCCCCGCCGCCCCACGAGCTGGGAGCGTGCCTCTCTGATTTGGAGCGGTTTCTCCATGACCTGCCTGAGCGCACGCCGACATTGCTGAAAGCGGCTCTCGCCCATGCGCAGTTTGAGACCATTCACCCGTTTCTGGATGGCAATGGCCGCCTGGGCCGTCTTCTGATCACACTGCTTCTTTGCTCGGAAGGAGCGATGCAAAAGCCCTTGCTCTATCTCTCGTACTACTTTCGCAAGCACCGTGCTGCCTACTACGAGCACCTGGATCGCACGCGCTTTCTGGGTGACTGGGAAGGCTGGGTGCAGTTCTTCCTGGAGGGCGTGATTGCCACGGCGGAGCAGGCGTCGGACTCTGCCCGCCAAGTGTTATTGCTCTTTGAGTCTGACCGCCAGCGCCTAGAGGCCGTCGGAGCGCCCGCCAGCGTCCTGCGCGTCTACCCCGCCTTCCAGCGCCACCCTTTCCGCCGTGTCCCCGCGACCGCCGAGGAACTGGGCTTGACCCCTCAGACCGTGCGGGGTGCATTTAACCTAATGGTGGAGCAGGGTATTTTGCGAGAAGTGAGCGGCAAGAAACGCGACCGCCTGTGGGCATACAGCGCGTATCTCACCCTACTAGAGCACGGCGTCGAACGCCCCGCTCTGTCCCACGAGGAGACCCGATGAGCTTCCCCAAGTACGAAAGCTACAAAGACAGCGGTGTGGAATGGCTCGGTGAGATGCCAGAGCATTGGGAAGTATCCCCATTCAAGCGGTTTGTAGATATACAAAATGGCTCTGACCATAAACACGTTGAGCAAGCTGATGGCTATCCTGTCCTAGGTTCAGGCGGCATTTTTGCGTATGCGTCTGATTTTCTCTACGATGGGGAATCTGTTTTGCTCGGCAGAAAAGGGACGATTGATAAACCTCTCCACGTCACTGGGCGCTTTTGGACTGTAGACACTATGTACTGGTCGAAAATCAATCCAGATGCTTCAGGACGCTTCACGTACTACTTGGCTTTGACAATCCCCTTTGATTACTACTCAACAAACACTGCTCTTCCCAGCATGACCAAAGGGAGTCTTAGTAACCATAGTGTTGCTCGTCCGACACTCCCCGAGCAACGCGCCATCGCCGCCTTCCTCGACCGCGAAACCTCAAAGATCGACGACCTCATTGCCGAGCAGCAACGCCTCATCGCCCTGCTGACCGAGAAGCGCCAAGCGGTGATCTCCCACGCCGTCACCAAGGGGCTGAATCCCGATGCGCCGATGAAAGATTCGGGGGTGGAGTGGTTGGGGGAGGTGCCGGAGCATTGGGAGTACGGATCACTTACACGAATTTCAAAACGTGTCGTCGTTGGAATTGCTGAAGCTGCTACTCACGCCTATGCCGATGAGGGGATTCCTATACTTCGTTCGACAAATATAAGAGCTGGAAAAATCATTGGTGAAATACTCCATGTAGACCCTGATTTTGCAGAAGATCGTGAAAGTAAATCAATAAGATCAGGTGATCTAATAACAGTGAGGACAGGTAATGCTGGAGTTACTGCTGTTATTCCTGAATATATGGAAGGATGTCAATGTTTCACTATGTTGATTACTACATTAAATTCAAATAGTGATTCACAATTCTATTGTTACTATCTTAATAGTAAGACATCACAAACTTATTTTTCTTTGGAAGGGTGGGGGACTGCCCAAGTAAATATTAGTGTTCCGATTCTTAAGTGCCTTCCTGTTCCAATTCCTCCACTTGATGAGCAACGAGTGATAGTTTCATTTCTTGATTGTGAGACTGCTAAGATTGATGATCTCATCACGGAGGCACAGCGGGGGATTACGCTTCTCCAGGAGCGGCGGTCGGCGCTGATTTCGGCGGCGGTGACGGGCAAGATTGATGTTCGAGGGGCAGTGGCGTGAGCCTGCACAAAGAGATCGCCTTCGAGACGGAGCTTTGCGAGCACCTGGGGGCGCACGAGTGGCTCTACAGCGGCGACACCAGCGATGCGGCAGGCTACGACAAGAAGCGGGCGCTCTTTCCCGCCGACGTGCTCGCCTGGGTCAAGGAGAGCCAGCCCAAAGCCTGGGATGTGCTGGAGAAGAACCACGGCGCGGGCGCGGAGAGCCTCTTGCTGGATCGCCTGCGCAGCTCGCTCGATACCAGCGGGACACTGGAGGTGCTACGGCGGGGGATCGACCTTCTGGGGCTCAAGCAGCCGCTCGCCCTCGCGCAGTTCAAGCCCGCCCTGGGCATGAACCCCGACATCCTCGCCCGCTACAAGGCCAACCGCCTCCGGGTCGTGCGCCAAGTGCGCTACTCCCTCCACAACGAGAACAGCATCGACCTCGTGCTCTTTCTCAATGGAATCCCCGTCGCCACCGCAGAGCTCAAGTCCGACTTCACCCAGTCCGTGGACGATGCAGTAGACCAGTACCGCTTTGACCGCGACCCCAAGCCCAAGGGGCAGAGCGCACCCGAGCCGCTCCTGAGCTTCCCCTCGGGCGCACTGGTCCACTTCGCCGTCAGCCACTCCGAGGTGCGCATGACCACCCAGCTCGTGGGCGCGGCCACCCGCTTTCTCCCCTTCAATCAGGGCGACGACGGCGCGGCGGGCAACCCGCTCAACCCCAAGAGCGGCCACCGCACTGCCTATCTCTGGGAGGAGGTCTGGGCGCGGGAGAGCTGGCTAGAGATCCTCGGGCGCTACCTCGTGGGCAAGCGCGACAGCAAGAAGCAGCTCACGACAGTCTTGTTTCCCCGCTACCACCAGCTCGATGCCACCCGCAAGCTCGTCGCCACGATCAAGAAAGAGGGCGCGGGCACCAAGTTCCTCATCCAGCACTCGGCGGGCAGCGGCAAGACCAACTCCATCGCCTGGACCGCCCACTTCCTCGCCGACCTCCACGACGACAAGCAAGAGAAAGTCTTCGATACCGTCCTCGTCGTCTCCGACCGAACCGTGCTCGATACCCAGCTCCAAGAGGCCATCTTCGACTTCGAGCGCACCACCGGCGTTGTCGCTACGATCAAGGGCGAGAGTGCCAGCAAGAGCGGCGAGCTGGCCAAGGCGCTGGCGGGCGGCAAGAAGATCGTGGTCTGCACCCTCCAGACTTTCCCGCATGCTCTCAAGGAGGTCCAGGAGCTCACCGCCACGCAGGGGAAACGCTTTGCGGTTATCGCCGACGAAGCCCACTCCTCCCAGACCGGGGAGGCGGCCTCTAAGCTCAAGCAAGTCCTCTCCGCCGACGAGCTGGCGGAGCTGGCCGATGGGGGAGAGGTGGGCACTGAGGACATTCTCGCTGCGCAGATGGCCGCGCGCGCCAACCCCAGCGGCGTGACCTATATTGCCTTCACCGCCACGCCCAAGGCCAAGACCCTCCAGCTCTTTGGGCGTATCCCAAAGGGCGGCACCGTCCCTGAGCCGTTTCATGTCTACTCGATGCGCCAGGCGATTGAGGAGGGCTTTATCCTCGATGTCCTCAAGAACTACACCAGCTACAAACTCGCCTTCAAGCTAGCCCACGACGGCAAGGAGCTGGACGAGACCGAGGTGGATCGTAGCGCCGCCCTCAAGGGGATTCTCCAGTGGGTGCGCCTCCATCCCTACAACATCGCCCAGAAGGTGCAGGTTGTCGTCGAGCACTTCCGTGAGAACGTCGCTCCCTTGCTGGGAGGCCAGGCCAAAGCCATGGTGGTCACCGCCAGCCGCAAAGAGGCCGTGCGCTGGAAGCTCGCCATCGACAAGTACATCAAAGACCAGGGCTACAAGATCGGAACACTGGTGGCCTTCTCCGGCGAGGTCAATGACACGGACTCCAGCCCCGATCCCTTCACCGAGACCGGCAAGGCGATGAACCCCGCTCTCAAAGGGCGCGATATCCGCGATGCCTTTAAGACCGACGAGTTCCAGATTCTCCTGGTTGCCAACAAGTTCCAGACCGGCTTCGACCAGCCGCTCCTGTGCGGCATGTACGTGGACAAGCGCCTCGCCGGGATTCAAGCCGTGCAGACCCTCTCCCGCCTGAACCGTGCCCACCCTGGCAAGGACACGACCTACATCCTGGACTTTGTCAACGACCCCGCCGAGATCCTCGCTGCCTTCCAGACCTACTTCGCCACCGCGACACTAGAGAGCGTCACCGACCCCCACCTAGTCTTCAACCTCCGCGCCAAGCTGGATGCCGCAGGCCACTACGACGACAATGAGGTGGAGCGCGTGGTCAAGGTGGAGCTCGATCCCAATGCCAAACAAAGC from the Armatimonas rosea genome contains:
- a CDS encoding type I restriction-modification system subunit M, with the protein product MNQQALSSFLWSVADLLRGDFKQSEYGKVILPFTVLRRLDCVLESTKDAVLAECAAREAQGLNPEPFLLRKSGQSFYNTSPFDLKKLLGDQDNIRENLYSYIQSFSGAVRDIFERFDFYSQIEKLAKAGLLYLVAEKFAQVDLHPQTISNTQMGHVFEELIRKFAEISNETAGEHFTPREVIRLMVNLIFIEDDEILAKPGVVRTIYDPTAGTGGMLSVAGEYLEDHNPQARLTMFGQELNDESYAICKADMLIKGQDVGNIVAGNTLSDDGHLHRKFDYMLSNPPFGVEWKKVEKEVRKEHEQRGFEGRFGPGLPRVSDGSLLFLLHLISKMRPASEGGSRFGIVLNGSPLFTGGAGSGESEIRRYVLENDLLETIVALPTDMFYNTGISTYVWILTNRKDDDCKGLVQLIDASSFWQKMRKSLGSKRKELSEAHIAQIVNLFGKFEEASLFTLYDAEGKELGREVVLAGEPEPAAPEGGKLKKAPLARLFKTTDFGYRTITVERPLRDENGKIVLGERGKQRGKPQPDSSLRDTENVPLSEDVETYFKREVLPHAPDAWIDHEKTKVGYEIPFNRHFYVFEPPRPLEEIDAELKQVTDRILAMIGGLTA
- a CDS encoding Fic family protein; translation: MERGSQGEWKLSMIPGESFRAFVPRALPPEPALVHDATLMDLLARAHLALGRLDGLSTLLPDISLFLYLYVRKEAVLSSQIEGTQSSLSDLLLFESEELPGVPLDDVREVSSYVAALEHGIARLESLPLSLRLLKEVHEILLSQGRGSNKQPGEVRTSQNWIGGTRPGNAHFVPPPPHELGACLSDLERFLHDLPERTPTLLKAALAHAQFETIHPFLDGNGRLGRLLITLLLCSEGAMQKPLLYLSYYFRKHRAAYYEHLDRTRFLGDWEGWVQFFLEGVIATAEQASDSARQVLLLFESDRQRLEAVGAPASVLRVYPAFQRHPFRRVPATAEELGLTPQTVRGAFNLMVEQGILREVSGKKRDRLWAYSAYLTLLEHGVERPALSHEETR
- a CDS encoding restriction endonuclease subunit S, with amino-acid sequence MSFPKYESYKDSGVEWLGEMPEHWEVSPFKRFVDIQNGSDHKHVEQADGYPVLGSGGIFAYASDFLYDGESVLLGRKGTIDKPLHVTGRFWTVDTMYWSKINPDASGRFTYYLALTIPFDYYSTNTALPSMTKGSLSNHSVARPTLPEQRAIAAFLDRETSKIDDLIAEQQRLIALLTEKRQAVISHAVTKGLNPDAPMKDSGVEWLGEVPEHWEYGSLTRISKRVVVGIAEAATHAYADEGIPILRSTNIRAGKIIGEILHVDPDFAEDRESKSIRSGDLITVRTGNAGVTAVIPEYMEGCQCFTMLITTLNSNSDSQFYCYYLNSKTSQTYFSLEGWGTAQVNISVPILKCLPVPIPPLDEQRVIVSFLDCETAKIDDLITEAQRGITLLQERRSALISAAVTGKIDVRGAVA
- a CDS encoding DEAD/DEAH box helicase family protein, with translation MSLHKEIAFETELCEHLGAHEWLYSGDTSDAAGYDKKRALFPADVLAWVKESQPKAWDVLEKNHGAGAESLLLDRLRSSLDTSGTLEVLRRGIDLLGLKQPLALAQFKPALGMNPDILARYKANRLRVVRQVRYSLHNENSIDLVLFLNGIPVATAELKSDFTQSVDDAVDQYRFDRDPKPKGQSAPEPLLSFPSGALVHFAVSHSEVRMTTQLVGAATRFLPFNQGDDGAAGNPLNPKSGHRTAYLWEEVWARESWLEILGRYLVGKRDSKKQLTTVLFPRYHQLDATRKLVATIKKEGAGTKFLIQHSAGSGKTNSIAWTAHFLADLHDDKQEKVFDTVLVVSDRTVLDTQLQEAIFDFERTTGVVATIKGESASKSGELAKALAGGKKIVVCTLQTFPHALKEVQELTATQGKRFAVIADEAHSSQTGEAASKLKQVLSADELAELADGGEVGTEDILAAQMAARANPSGVTYIAFTATPKAKTLQLFGRIPKGGTVPEPFHVYSMRQAIEEGFILDVLKNYTSYKLAFKLAHDGKELDETEVDRSAALKGILQWVRLHPYNIAQKVQVVVEHFRENVAPLLGGQAKAMVVTASRKEAVRWKLAIDKYIKDQGYKIGTLVAFSGEVNDTDSSPDPFTETGKAMNPALKGRDIRDAFKTDEFQILLVANKFQTGFDQPLLCGMYVDKRLAGIQAVQTLSRLNRAHPGKDTTYILDFVNDPAEILAAFQTYFATATLESVTDPHLVFNLRAKLDAAGHYDDNEVERVVKVELDPNAKQSELTAAIFPVVDRLLKRFKAAKAKEGGEGKDEMEALLLFKSDLGAFQRLYSFLSQIFDYGNTDIEKRFIFYRRLLPLLEFGRERDTIDLSQVVLTHHNLKNKGKQSLALGGGDTPTLKPITDSGSGLVQEKQSAYLTEIIEKVNDLFQGELTDDDRLIYVNHVLKGKLLESATLAQQAKNNTKEQFANSPDLTSAILDAIMDALDAHTTMSTQALSSDKVRDGLRDILLGPGQLWEALRKQGGENL